A DNA window from Streptomyces canus contains the following coding sequences:
- the rplS gene encoding 50S ribosomal protein L19, producing MSHLLDSVDSASLRSDIPAFRPGDTVNVHVRVIEGNRSRVQQFKGVVIRRQGAGVRETFTVRKVSFSVGVERTFPVHTPIVEKIELVTRGDVRRAKLYYLRELRGKAAKIKEKRDN from the coding sequence ATGTCTCACCTGCTCGACTCCGTCGACTCCGCGTCGCTGCGCAGCGACATCCCGGCCTTCCGCCCGGGTGACACCGTCAACGTCCACGTCCGCGTCATCGAGGGCAACCGCTCCCGTGTGCAGCAGTTCAAGGGCGTGGTGATCCGTCGCCAGGGCGCCGGTGTCCGCGAGACCTTCACGGTCCGCAAGGTCTCGTTCTCCGTCGGCGTCGAGCGCACCTTCCCGGTGCACACCCCGATCGTCGAGAAGATCGAGCTCGTCACCCGCGGTGACGTGCGCCGCGCGAAGCTGTACTACCTGCGCGAGCTCCGCGGCAAGGCCGCGAAGATCAAGGAGAAGCGCGACAACTGA
- a CDS encoding RNA-binding protein, whose product MLEEALEHLVKGIVDNPDDVQVASRDLRRGRVLEVRVHPDDLGKVIGRNGRTARALRTVVGAIGGRGVRVDLVDVDHVR is encoded by the coding sequence ATGCTCGAGGAGGCTCTCGAGCACCTCGTGAAGGGCATCGTCGACAACCCTGACGATGTGCAGGTCGCCTCGCGCGACCTGCGCCGCGGGCGCGTTCTCGAGGTCCGGGTACACCCCGACGACCTCGGCAAGGTGATCGGCCGCAACGGCCGCACCGCGCGTGCCCTGCGCACCGTCGTGGGCGCCATCGGCGGCCGCGGTGTCCGCGTCGACCTCGTCGACGTCGACCACGTCCGCTGA
- the trmD gene encoding tRNA (guanosine(37)-N1)-methyltransferase TrmD: MRLDVVTIFPEYLEPLNVSLVGKARARGQLDVHVHDLREWTYDRHNTVDDTPYGGGPGMVMKTDPWGDALDCVLADGYETGSHAPALIVPTPSGRPFTQELAVELSECPWLIFTPARYEGIDRRVIDEYATRMPVHEVSIGDYVLAGGEAAVLVVTEAVARLLPGVLGNAESHRDDSFAPGAMANLLEGPVYTKPPEWRGRGIPDVLLSGHHGKIARWRRDEALRRTAANRPDLIERCDPGAFDKKDREMLSILGWAPDPAGEPYGRFWRRPEAVEQ, translated from the coding sequence ATGCGGCTCGACGTCGTCACGATCTTCCCCGAGTACCTCGAACCCCTGAACGTCTCCCTGGTCGGCAAGGCACGCGCGCGTGGACAGCTGGACGTGCACGTCCACGATCTGCGCGAGTGGACGTACGACCGGCACAACACCGTCGACGACACCCCGTACGGCGGCGGCCCGGGAATGGTCATGAAGACCGACCCCTGGGGGGACGCGCTGGACTGCGTGCTCGCGGACGGCTACGAGACGGGCTCCCACGCGCCCGCGCTCATCGTCCCCACCCCCAGCGGCCGCCCCTTCACCCAGGAACTCGCCGTGGAGCTGTCCGAGTGCCCCTGGCTGATCTTCACTCCGGCGCGCTACGAGGGCATCGACCGCCGAGTGATCGACGAGTACGCAACCCGGATGCCCGTCCACGAGGTGTCCATCGGCGACTACGTCCTCGCCGGCGGCGAAGCGGCCGTGCTGGTGGTCACCGAGGCCGTGGCCCGTCTGCTGCCCGGTGTTCTGGGCAACGCCGAGTCGCACCGGGACGACTCCTTCGCGCCCGGAGCCATGGCGAACCTGCTCGAAGGACCCGTCTACACCAAGCCGCCCGAGTGGCGCGGCCGCGGCATCCCGGACGTGCTGCTCAGCGGGCACCACGGCAAGATCGCCCGCTGGCGCCGCGACGAGGCACTCCGGCGTACGGCGGCCAACCGGCCCGACCTCATCGAGCGCTGTGACCCGGGGGCCTTCGACAAGAAGGACCGCGAGATGCTCTCCATCCTGGGCTGGGCGCCGGACCCGGCGGGGGAGCCGTACGGCCGATTTTGGCGCAGGCCGGAAGCCGTGGAACAATAG
- the rimM gene encoding ribosome maturation factor RimM (Essential for efficient processing of 16S rRNA) — protein sequence MQLVVARIGRAHGIKGDVTVEVRTDEPELRLAPGAVLATDPPSTGPLTIEAGRVHSGRLLLRFEGVKDRTAAEALRNTLLIAEVDPEELPEEEDEYYDHQLMDLDVVTADGVEVGRITEISHLPSQDLFIVERPDGSEVMIPFVEEIVAEIDLAEQKAVITPPPGLIDDRAEIASSRDSEDES from the coding sequence GTGCAGCTGGTAGTCGCACGGATCGGCCGCGCCCACGGCATCAAGGGCGACGTCACCGTCGAGGTACGAACCGACGAGCCCGAACTCAGGCTCGCCCCCGGCGCCGTCCTGGCCACCGACCCGCCCTCCACGGGGCCGCTCACCATCGAGGCCGGCCGCGTCCACAGCGGTCGTCTTCTCCTGCGCTTCGAGGGCGTGAAGGACCGCACCGCCGCCGAGGCCCTCCGCAACACCCTCCTGATCGCCGAGGTCGATCCGGAGGAGCTGCCGGAGGAGGAGGACGAGTACTACGACCACCAGCTGATGGACCTCGACGTGGTCACCGCGGACGGCGTCGAGGTCGGCCGGATCACCGAGATCTCGCACCTGCCCTCCCAGGACCTCTTCATCGTCGAGCGGCCCGACGGCAGTGAGGTGATGATCCCGTTCGTCGAGGAGATCGTCGCCGAGATCGACCTGGCGGAGCAGAAGGCGGTCATCACACCACCGCCCGGGCTGATCGACGACCGCGCCGAGATCGCGTCCTCCCGGGACTCCGAGGACGAGTCCTGA
- the rpsP gene encoding 30S ribosomal protein S16, whose translation MAVKIKLKRLGKIRSPHYRIVVADSRTRRDGRAIEEIGLYHPVQNPSRIEVDADRVAYWLGVGAQPTEPVLAILKKTGDWQKFKGEPAPAPLLQPAEKAARPSFEALGGDDEGKGEAITQKKKAEKKDEAAAESGSTEA comes from the coding sequence GTGGCAGTCAAGATCAAGCTGAAGCGTCTGGGCAAGATCCGTTCGCCTCACTACCGCATCGTCGTCGCCGACTCCCGCACCCGCCGTGACGGCCGTGCGATCGAGGAGATCGGCCTGTACCACCCGGTGCAGAACCCCTCGCGCATCGAGGTCGACGCCGACCGTGTGGCGTACTGGCTCGGTGTCGGCGCGCAGCCGACCGAGCCCGTGCTCGCCATCCTGAAGAAGACCGGCGACTGGCAGAAGTTCAAGGGCGAGCCCGCCCCGGCTCCGCTGCTCCAGCCGGCCGAGAAGGCCGCGCGTCCCTCGTTCGAGGCCCTTGGTGGCGACGACGAGGGCAAGGGTGAGGCCATCACCCAGAAGAAGAAGGCTGAGAAGAAGGACGAGGCCGCGGCCGAGTCCGGGTCGACCGAGGCCTGA